The following proteins are co-located in the Pararge aegeria chromosome 3, ilParAegt1.1, whole genome shotgun sequence genome:
- the LOC120636230 gene encoding protein tilB, whose amino-acid sequence MVNITVDLVRKKAEHHDCLLAPLEEIALHQENIEKIEYLQDWCPKLKILLMQSNLISKIENLNKLKHLTYLNLALNNIEVVENLDRCESLQKLDLTLNFIGDILSIESLTGNYNLENLYLTGNPCTDYENYRDFVIGILPQLSSLDGKEIERSDRIKALQNLRIIRSDIIFEQKNYISQRKAQKIRLDREIQDKWENLYKDMDPEERNKKFWAEKTEHAPEIRYEIERMRQLKIESYESHDKKEEKRQYKLFTDDGRPFNINQAKIDFKFSDEEPEKYVLDLAVYKHLDTSLLDVDIQPNYVRAIIRDKIFQLYLPEEVNTTNSKAERSQITGHLVITMPKANFSIKGSVNPTKNKTMSQMYTENNIKDWQVEPAQSKRELLEIGPANNVLDFTKMTESKLKPEYIDPRLNLESKQPSAEFVDNPEVPDLI is encoded by the coding sequence ATGGTTAATATAACAGTGGATTTGGTACGCAAGAAAGCCGAACATCACGACTGCTTGTTGGCCCcattggaagagatcgctttgcATCAAGAAAATATCGAAAAAATCGAATACTTACAAGACTGGTGCCCGAAACTCAAAATTCTTTTAATGCAAAGTAATTTAATATCCAAAATAGAGAATTtgaacaaattaaaacatttaacatatttgaatttggcacttaataatattgaagtGGTAGAAAATCTGGATAGATGCGAGTCGTTGCAAAAATTGGATCTTACTCTAAACTTTATTGGAGATATCCTCAGTATCGAAAGTCTTACGGGCAACTACAATttggaaaatttatatttgactGGGAATCCGTGTACGGACTACGAAAACTATCGTGATTTTGTTATTGGCATTTTACCTCAACTTAGCTCACTCGATGGTAAAGAGATTGAACGTTCCGATCGCATTAAAGCTTTGCAAAACCTACGTATTATAAGGTCAGATATaatatttgaacaaaaaaactatatatcTCAAAGAAAAGCCCAAAAAATACGCCTTGATAGAGAGATACAAGATAAGTGGGAAAACCTTTATAAGGATATGGATCCAgaggaaagaaataaaaaattttgggCTGAAAAAACAGAACACGCTCCTGAAATTAGATATGAAATTGAACGTATGAGGCAACTGAAAATAGAAAGCTATGAGAGTCAcgataaaaaagaagaaaagcgGCAATATAAACTGTTTACTGACGATGGCAGACCTTTTAATATAAACCAAGCAAAGATAGACTTCAAGTTTAGTGACGAAGAGCCTGAGAAATATGTTTTAGACTTAGCAGTCTATAAGCACTTGGATACTAGTTTACTTGATGTTGATATTCAGCCTAATTATGTGAGAGCTATAATCAGAGACAAAATATTTCAACTTTATCTTCCTGAAGAAGTCAATACAACAAATTCAAAAGCTGAAAGATCACAAATTACTGGTCATTTAGTTATAACAATGCCAAAAGCTAATTTTAGCATAAAAGGCAGTGTTAAtccaacaaaaaataaaacaatgtcaCAAATGTACactgaaaacaatataaaagaCTGGCAAGTTGAACCAGCGCAATCAAAAAGGGAACTATTAGAAATAGGTCCTGCCAATAACGTACTTGATTTCACAAAAATGACAGAATCAAAATTAAAACCTGAGTATATAGATCCAAGATTAAATCTTGAGAGTAAACAACCTTCGGCAGAATTCGTTGACAATCCAGAAGTTCCAGATCTTATTTGA